One Tenrec ecaudatus isolate mTenEca1 chromosome 12, mTenEca1.hap1, whole genome shotgun sequence DNA segment encodes these proteins:
- the LOC142422496 gene encoding LOW QUALITY PROTEIN: olfactory receptor 8B3-like (The sequence of the model RefSeq protein was modified relative to this genomic sequence to represent the inferred CDS: deleted 1 base in 1 codon) codes for MKMLTKNDSLVTEFILAGLTDRPELQKPLFCLFLMIYIVTVVGNLGLIILIGLNPHLHTPMYYFLFNLSFIDLCYSSVFTPKMLMNFVSEKNIISYVGCMTQLFFFLFFVISECYMLTSMACDRYVAICSPLLYKVTMSHQVCSALSLAAYAMGFAGATAHTGCMLRLTFCNFNIINHYLCDILPLLQLSCTSTYVNDVVVLIVVGINITVPSFTILISYIFILTNILRIKSTQGRSKAFSTCSSHIIAISLFFGSGAFMYLKYTSPDSMDEGKVSSIFYTNVGPMLNPLIYSLKNKDVKVALRKVLTQIQRRNTF; via the exons ATGAAAATGCTGACAAAGAATGACTCCTTAGTGACTGAATTTATTCTTGCTGGATTAACAGATCGTCCAGAGCTCCAGAAACCTCTCTTTTGCTTGTTTCTAATGATATATATTGTCACCGTGGTGGGAAATCTTGGCTTGATCATTCTTATTGGATTAAATCCCCACCTTCACACCCCCATGTACTATTTTCTCTTCAATCTCTCCTTCATTGATCTCTGTTACTCTTCTGTGTTCACCCCTAAAATGCTGATGAACTTTGTGTCAGAGAAGAATATCATCTCTTATGTTGGGTGCATGACTCaactcttcttctttctc ttttttgtcatctcTGAATGCTATATGTTGACCTCAATGGCCTGTGATCGCTATGTGGCCATTTGTAGTCCACTGTTGTATAAGGTCACCATGTCCCATCAGGTGTGCTCTGCACTGTCATTGGCTGCGTATGCAATGGGATTTGCGGGAGCCACTGCCCACACAGGTTGCATGCTTCGACTAACTTTCTGCAACTTTAATATCATCAACCATTACTTGTGTGACATTCTCCCTCTTCTCCAACTCTCTTGTACCAGTACCTATGTCAATGATGTAGTAGTTCTGATTGTGGTGGGTATCAATATTACAGTaccaagttttaccatcctcatttCTTATATTTTCATTCTAACTAATATTCTTCGTATCAAGTCTActcaaggaagatcaaaggccttcAGCACTTGCAGCTCCCACATAATTgccatctctcttttttttgggtCAGGAGCATTCATGTATCTTAAATATACTTCTCCTGACTCTATGGACGAAGGGAAAGTTTCATCTATTTTCTACACCAATGTGGGTCCCATGCTTAATCCTTTGATCTACagcttgaagaacaaggatgtcaaagTAGCCCTGAGGAAAGTGTTGACTCAAATCCAGAGGAGAAACACATTCTAG